Proteins from one Cellulosilyticum lentocellum DSM 5427 genomic window:
- a CDS encoding MFS transporter — MAKKTLNKGRYFIVFVCFLIGAIPYCISQNLQPQMQVPVSHSGVISEVGFTMIYLTGTIPILFNGVTAKIYDKLKIKYIYVIGLILSAIGFGSFGIAQNVIMFNISAMITQLGAVLVVGLSLPVIIGRWFPDNGRGTALGIALSGGSVGNIFFQPLVVNLLAQYGWRKTYIILGIVIAIIGVPIALLFIRDPKKDEINVEHVNSKNKTQKIKFEGLSNDELLKNKHFIIFCIASLLICFASVALATQSIPVLTIKGLTDTQIGLAGSVYGITCLIGNIGGGKLLDKLGTFKAMIISFIGVTIGLLIMIFMPNGSLIGFGIPLFAGLVIFTLTSAPAFTPVDVFGTRDSTKKFALVGIFYALGSALSPLLFTILSNKISVPIAAVVFLVVGLIGYILIGYAIIEYRKSVNVE; from the coding sequence ATGGCAAAAAAAACTCTAAATAAAGGAAGATATTTTATAGTATTTGTTTGTTTCTTAATAGGAGCAATACCGTATTGTATATCACAAAATTTACAACCACAAATGCAGGTGCCAGTCTCACACTCAGGAGTTATTTCTGAGGTGGGATTTACAATGATATATTTAACAGGAACAATTCCAATATTATTTAATGGAGTTACTGCAAAAATATACGATAAATTAAAGATAAAATATATCTATGTTATAGGGTTAATTTTATCTGCGATTGGATTTGGCTCATTTGGAATTGCCCAAAATGTGATTATGTTTAATATAAGTGCAATGATTACACAATTAGGTGCAGTATTGGTTGTAGGTTTATCATTACCTGTTATTATCGGTAGATGGTTTCCAGATAACGGGAGAGGTACTGCACTAGGCATAGCTTTATCAGGAGGATCTGTTGGAAATATATTCTTTCAACCATTGGTAGTTAATTTGTTAGCTCAATATGGATGGCGAAAAACATATATTATATTAGGAATAGTGATAGCTATTATAGGGGTACCAATTGCATTATTATTTATAAGAGACCCTAAAAAAGATGAAATCAATGTAGAACATGTTAATAGTAAAAATAAGACTCAAAAAATAAAATTTGAAGGTTTGTCAAATGATGAACTTCTAAAAAATAAACATTTTATAATATTTTGTATTGCATCATTACTTATATGTTTTGCAAGTGTTGCATTAGCGACACAGTCTATTCCAGTTTTAACTATTAAAGGACTTACAGATACACAAATTGGTTTAGCAGGTTCAGTATATGGAATTACTTGTTTAATTGGGAATATTGGAGGAGGAAAGCTATTAGATAAATTAGGTACTTTCAAAGCTATGATTATATCCTTTATAGGTGTAACAATTGGTTTATTAATTATGATTTTTATGCCAAATGGCAGTCTGATAGGGTTTGGTATTCCATTGTTTGCTGGTTTGGTCATATTTACATTAACATCTGCACCAGCATTTACTCCTGTAGATGTATTTGGAACTAGAGATAGCACTAAAAAGTTTGCATTAGTCGGCATATTTTATGCTTTGGGTAGTGCATTATCACCTTTATTATTTACAATTTTATCTAATAAAATAAGCGTACCAATAGCAGCAGTTGTATTTTTAGTAGTAGGATTAATAGGGTATATATTAATTGGATATGCAATAATAGAATATAGAAAATCAGTTAATGTAGAATGA
- a CDS encoding methyl-accepting chemotaxis protein: protein MKNNLDLRSKILLMVMVPVVCLLLVQVSNAFNLIDNRSALIMAFFLTVITIVCTLLELNSIIGTLKNAVKNLALLSEGNLQIKISQSIMKRKDESGGIEKAVGNLCSSLRNFSKDINTSTNVIVTSAMELTTKSQQINAASDELYIAINTISEGTMSQAEDTQELSKLIMEMGTSIENVVEYVKTLNEIVAYMKNTQLSTREMMNQLNESNTKTTNAVERIGVQTDTTNQSVQQIKQAVAMITTIAEQTNLLSLNASIEAARAGEQGRGFAVVANEIRNLAEQSKESTQIIEEVITQVIEDSSKTVDIMQEVKEIVNEQENKLDETKKQFYEVSNGIEQSITGIQNIETKVINLDSTREKVINAIQNVSAVAQENVTSVEQVCTGIEEIHTTIEQFSTLSDSLNNVATELERVVGYFK, encoded by the coding sequence ATGAAAAATAATTTAGATTTAAGAAGTAAGATCTTATTGATGGTAATGGTCCCCGTCGTATGCCTGTTATTAGTACAGGTAAGCAATGCATTCAATTTGATTGATAATAGGAGTGCATTAATTATGGCATTTTTTCTCACGGTAATAACGATTGTTTGTACATTGTTAGAACTTAACTCAATTATAGGGACATTAAAAAATGCCGTAAAGAATTTAGCACTATTATCTGAGGGGAATCTTCAAATTAAAATTAGTCAAAGTATCATGAAACGAAAAGATGAAAGCGGAGGAATTGAAAAGGCAGTAGGAAATCTATGTAGTTCATTAAGAAATTTCTCTAAGGATATAAATACATCTACTAATGTCATTGTAACTTCTGCAATGGAGTTGACAACTAAATCACAGCAAATTAATGCGGCAAGTGATGAACTCTATATAGCAATTAATACTATTTCAGAAGGAACAATGTCGCAGGCTGAAGATACTCAGGAGCTTTCAAAACTCATTATGGAAATGGGAACATCCATTGAGAATGTAGTTGAGTATGTAAAGACATTGAATGAAATAGTAGCGTATATGAAAAATACACAACTGAGTACACGTGAAATGATGAATCAATTAAATGAATCTAATACAAAGACAACCAATGCAGTAGAACGCATAGGAGTTCAAACAGATACAACCAACCAGTCTGTACAGCAAATTAAACAAGCAGTAGCTATGATTACCACTATTGCTGAGCAAACCAATCTACTCTCTTTAAATGCAAGTATTGAAGCAGCTAGAGCAGGTGAGCAAGGTAGAGGATTTGCAGTTGTAGCGAATGAAATCAGAAATTTGGCAGAGCAATCTAAAGAATCCACACAAATCATAGAAGAAGTTATTACTCAGGTTATTGAGGATTCTAGTAAGACTGTGGATATCATGCAGGAAGTTAAAGAAATTGTAAATGAGCAGGAAAATAAATTAGATGAGACAAAGAAGCAGTTTTATGAAGTAAGTAATGGTATTGAGCAGTCAATAACAGGTATTCAAAATATCGAGACTAAGGTTATTAATCTGGATAGCACAAGGGAAAAAGTTATCAATGCAATACAAAATGTTTCTGCAGTAGCACAAGAAAACGTTACAAGTGTGGAACAAGTTTGTACAGGTATAGAAGAGATACATACAACGATTGAACAATTTAGTACATTAAGTGATTCGCTTAACAATGTAGCAACAGAGTTAGAACGTGTGGTAGGTTACTTTAAGTAA
- a CDS encoding helix-turn-helix transcriptional regulator, whose translation MKITYIGHNHTHDMDFEIQRPHGSGDYLALLLKSHGLFLLNNQPVVLPPNTFFLYQQGTPQYYKAYMEPFSNDWFHFTLEDDESDFFESLQIPFETPISLHHSPFFSLLIKHMTCEYYTKPYFHNQSLDHYLSLFFIKISEAYQTYYEPLTSLHINQLVLLRSKIYSRPYEKWTVEGLAHEINLSPYYFQKLYKKQFNISCLKDIINARIEYAKHYLTLIDIPIKSIAENCGYENDVHFMRQFKSVTTYTPSEYRKLHT comes from the coding sequence ATGAAAATTACGTACATTGGACACAATCATACTCATGATATGGATTTTGAGATTCAACGTCCTCATGGTTCTGGAGACTACTTAGCTCTGCTTCTTAAAAGTCATGGTCTCTTTCTTTTAAATAACCAACCTGTCGTTCTACCACCAAATACCTTTTTCTTATATCAACAAGGTACGCCTCAGTATTACAAAGCTTATATGGAGCCTTTTTCTAATGATTGGTTTCACTTTACCCTAGAGGATGATGAATCTGATTTCTTTGAGTCTTTGCAAATTCCTTTTGAGACTCCTATTTCGCTCCATCATTCACCTTTCTTTTCTTTACTTATCAAGCATATGACCTGTGAGTACTATACAAAACCTTATTTTCATAATCAGAGCCTAGATCACTATCTCTCACTGTTTTTCATTAAGATTTCAGAAGCTTATCAGACTTACTATGAGCCTCTAACATCTTTACATATTAATCAGCTCGTCCTTCTTAGAAGCAAAATCTATAGTCGTCCTTATGAAAAATGGACAGTGGAAGGCCTTGCTCACGAGATTAATCTAAGCCCCTACTATTTTCAAAAGCTGTATAAAAAACAGTTTAATATTTCCTGTTTAAAGGATATTATTAATGCACGCATTGAATATGCCAAACACTATCTCACCCTCATTGATATACCGATTAAATCTATTGCTGAAAATTGTGGTTATGAAAATGATGTCCACTTTATGAGGCAGTTTAAATCGGTTACAACTTATACGCCTAGTGAATATCGCAAGCTCCATACTTAG
- a CDS encoding glycoside hydrolase family 9 protein, translating to MRKAFTLFLSACMFFSTVSSSTSTLWAQTTQSSTSNLIKDGNFESGIGIWGYFTTLGGKGTLGVNQGQLEANIQDCGTESYSMQVNYDDFKLYKNGKYVLKFDISSSVNRQVDYRIQLNSGDYRGYVDDRISTTPVMQTITKTFTMLDETDKMPRLAFNLGNVDGAVASHQVRIDNVELYLVDDSNVVYDEEDKPVEEKKVVLNQIGYKPEETKTVVFRGAIEDTKFSVVSVDTGTTVYEGNISNSRYDAATQENTCSGDFSSVKTPGTYKIVTTHAGESYSFKIGEDVYQNVFTDAFKMFYMQRCGQELTSTLAGKWSHPTCHTTKAKIYGTNETIDVSGGWHDAGDYGRYVVATSKAVADLLLAYGDNKAAFTDQMGISESGNGVSDLLDEVKNQLDWMFKMQNQTNGGVYHKVTCASFPGYVMPQEETGQLIVCPISTTATADFAAVMAMGYETYKDSDLAYANKCLAAAKKAWSYLEQAPSSNFKNPSDIETGEYGDTSDRDERYWAAAQLFKATGEAKYHEAFKNYVNQKVEIGFDWGGVGNYGNTAYLKAASTDTATYNKVKASIVSQANDIVTAAKNDSYGVSNGVNYYWGSNMSTLNNALTLITAYSVEANADYLKWAKEHLNYCLGKNAIGLCYVTGYGATSPKNPHHRPSIVQKAAIPGMLVGGPNASLEDTYAKAYLKGMAPAKCYLDHIESYSTNEVDIYWNSPLVATLTRLDLVGKVDEGQEPGEGENPGEGENPGEETENTIVDIKVATTTGGSINQTYTLTPKSAQAIDLSKLSIKYYYTKDDTKTMNFWCDSAAAQLTVSPWYSSFSGVTGTFGSDTDGSYLEIKLNQNEVLQPNTGSVQLQVRYANNDWSNISNFTEKKIILVYDGQVYH from the coding sequence ATGAGAAAGGCGTTCACCTTATTTTTATCAGCATGTATGTTTTTTAGCACTGTAAGTAGTAGTACCTCTACGCTATGGGCACAGACCACACAGTCTAGCACCTCGAATTTAATCAAAGATGGTAACTTTGAAAGTGGTATAGGGATTTGGGGATATTTCACTACTCTAGGAGGCAAGGGAACTCTAGGAGTAAATCAAGGGCAGCTTGAAGCAAACATTCAAGATTGTGGAACAGAGTCCTATAGTATGCAGGTTAATTACGATGACTTTAAATTATATAAAAATGGAAAGTATGTTTTAAAATTTGATATTAGTTCAAGCGTTAATCGACAAGTAGATTATAGGATTCAGCTTAATAGCGGGGATTATCGTGGGTATGTAGATGATAGAATAAGCACTACTCCTGTCATGCAGACCATTACCAAAACATTTACCATGCTAGATGAAACAGACAAAATGCCTAGGCTTGCTTTTAACCTTGGAAATGTAGATGGAGCTGTTGCTAGCCATCAGGTTAGAATCGACAATGTAGAGCTTTACCTTGTAGATGACAGCAATGTAGTTTATGACGAAGAAGACAAACCAGTTGAAGAGAAAAAGGTGGTTTTAAACCAAATAGGTTATAAACCAGAAGAAACCAAAACGGTTGTCTTTAGAGGGGCTATTGAGGACACTAAGTTTAGTGTGGTGTCAGTAGATACCGGTACTACTGTTTATGAAGGCAATATATCAAACAGTCGCTATGATGCTGCAACACAAGAAAATACATGCTCAGGAGATTTTTCATCAGTAAAAACACCTGGTACTTATAAGATTGTAACAACTCATGCTGGAGAATCTTACAGCTTTAAAATCGGTGAGGATGTTTATCAAAATGTCTTTACAGATGCTTTCAAGATGTTTTATATGCAACGATGTGGACAAGAACTTACGAGTACCCTTGCAGGAAAATGGTCACATCCTACTTGCCATACAACCAAAGCTAAGATTTATGGTACTAATGAAACCATTGATGTTTCAGGTGGTTGGCATGATGCCGGAGATTATGGACGTTATGTAGTGGCAACCTCCAAAGCTGTAGCTGATTTACTACTTGCTTATGGGGATAACAAAGCAGCATTTACTGATCAAATGGGGATTTCAGAAAGTGGAAATGGTGTTTCAGATTTACTCGATGAAGTGAAAAACCAGTTAGACTGGATGTTTAAAATGCAAAATCAAACAAATGGAGGTGTTTATCATAAGGTAACTTGTGCCAGTTTCCCAGGATATGTGATGCCACAAGAAGAAACGGGGCAGCTAATCGTATGTCCTATATCTACAACAGCTACAGCTGATTTTGCAGCTGTTATGGCTATGGGTTATGAGACTTATAAAGACAGTGATTTAGCTTATGCTAATAAATGCCTTGCAGCAGCTAAGAAAGCATGGAGTTATTTAGAACAAGCACCAAGCAGTAACTTTAAAAACCCATCTGATATTGAAACAGGTGAATATGGTGATACAAGTGACAGAGATGAGAGATACTGGGCAGCTGCACAGCTCTTTAAAGCAACAGGAGAAGCTAAATATCATGAGGCATTTAAAAATTACGTCAATCAAAAAGTGGAAATAGGCTTTGATTGGGGTGGTGTTGGTAACTACGGTAACACCGCTTACTTAAAAGCAGCTTCTACAGATACAGCAACATATAATAAAGTAAAAGCGAGTATAGTTAGCCAAGCTAACGATATTGTAACAGCAGCTAAAAATGACAGTTATGGCGTTTCAAATGGCGTGAATTATTATTGGGGAAGCAATATGTCTACTTTAAATAATGCGCTTACTTTGATTACAGCTTACAGTGTAGAAGCAAATGCAGACTATCTCAAATGGGCTAAAGAGCATCTTAACTACTGTTTAGGTAAAAATGCTATAGGTTTATGCTATGTAACAGGTTATGGAGCAACTTCTCCTAAAAACCCACACCATAGACCTTCTATTGTACAAAAAGCAGCTATTCCAGGAATGCTTGTGGGTGGACCTAATGCCAGTTTAGAAGATACCTATGCGAAAGCTTATTTAAAAGGGATGGCACCAGCTAAATGCTACTTAGACCATATCGAAAGTTACTCTACCAATGAGGTGGACATCTATTGGAATTCACCACTTGTAGCAACGCTTACTAGACTGGATTTAGTAGGAAAGGTTGATGAAGGTCAAGAACCTGGAGAAGGTGAAAATCCAGGAGAAGGTGAAAATCCAGGAGAGGAAACAGAAAATACAATAGTAGATATAAAGGTTGCAACAACTACAGGAGGCTCTATTAATCAAACTTATACTTTAACGCCTAAAAGTGCTCAGGCTATAGACTTATCTAAACTTAGTATTAAATACTACTATACAAAAGATGATACTAAGACTATGAATTTTTGGTGTGATAGTGCAGCAGCACAATTAACCGTATCACCTTGGTATAGTTCTTTTAGTGGTGTAACAGGTACGTTTGGTAGTGATACAGATGGAAGTTATTTGGAAATCAAGCTCAATCAAAATGAGGTGCTACAGCCTAATACAGGAAGTGTTCAATTACAGGTTCGTTATGCAAACAATGATTGGAGTAATATAAGTAACTTTACTGAGAAGAAAATTATTCTGGTATATGATGGACAAGTGTACCATTAA
- a CDS encoding glycoside hydrolase family 3 protein codes for MHKIGIPLEGFAEFSKIVAANGAVLIKNQEQILPIKTTDRVSIFGRTQVNYYRSGTGSGGSVNVLYNTNLLGACRTHEAITINEDLAAIYETWVSQNPFDNGGGRWACEPYHQKEMLLSDHIVKEARGKSNKAIVVIGRTAGEDKDNTNEPGSYQLTDEEKNMLQLVTKHFEQVVVILNVANIIDMNWINDPSHRHPIQGVLYVWQGGMEGASAVVDLLVGTITPSGKLTDTIAYSLQDYPSASNYGDPIRNFYQEDIYVGYRYFETFCPEKVQYEFGYGLSYTQFEIMPKEASVIIKNNEKHIQLEVLVKNIGTHFAGKEVVQVYYSAPQGKLGKPAKALIAFEKTDLLAPGTSQILHISFPISQMASYDDSGITGHKSAYILEPGEYIFYIGNSVKNVTRLHIDGKPSYHQASLEVTLQLTEALAPTKAFTRIKPGARNADGTYELTYENVPTQSISLSDRIQENLPESLPITGNKGYTLKDVYEKKIPMTTFIAQLTEYELATLVRGEGMSSPLVTPGTASAFGGVSDSLIAYGIPAACTADGPSGIRMESGHHATQVPIGTLLAATWDTKLVKSLYELEGKELLRNQIDLLLGPGLNIKRYPLNGRNFEYFSEDPLISGVFATAITQGLELGGSYATLKHFACNNQEKERSVVDAIVSERALREIYLKGFELAVKEGGAKAIMTAYNPLNGHWTASNYDLNTTILREEWGFKGIVMTDWWAKMNDVVKGGEATIQNTHFMVRSQNDLYMVVGNYGAENNIYGDHTIEALNSGTLQIGELQRCAMNICNFLMETTAFSRMTANKPKLRFIKASSEPTSIEPHSLAENPEVTFDPVCPPCIKVSTAGVYHIIVHMMSPESSLAQTASNVYLNNELIATIQTNGTSGKWITQKLVTVELECGNYHLTANFIKPGLQIGSVTFQLAPSNN; via the coding sequence CTTTGGAAGAACTCAAGTCAATTATTATAGAAGTGGCACCGGCTCTGGTGGCAGCGTCAATGTGCTTTATAACACTAACCTTTTAGGTGCTTGTAGAACCCATGAAGCTATTACAATAAATGAAGATTTAGCTGCTATTTATGAAACTTGGGTCTCCCAAAATCCTTTTGATAATGGGGGTGGACGTTGGGCCTGTGAACCTTATCACCAAAAAGAAATGCTCCTCTCAGATCACATTGTAAAAGAGGCAAGAGGCAAATCAAACAAAGCAATCGTTGTTATTGGACGTACTGCTGGTGAAGATAAGGATAATACCAATGAACCAGGTAGTTATCAGCTGACAGACGAAGAGAAAAACATGCTGCAACTTGTAACAAAACATTTTGAGCAAGTTGTTGTTATTCTAAATGTAGCCAATATCATTGATATGAACTGGATAAATGATCCTAGTCACCGTCATCCTATCCAAGGCGTTCTCTACGTTTGGCAAGGTGGTATGGAAGGTGCCAGTGCAGTAGTAGATTTACTAGTTGGTACAATAACACCTAGTGGTAAGCTTACAGATACAATAGCTTATTCCCTCCAGGACTACCCTTCTGCTTCAAACTATGGTGATCCTATCAGAAATTTCTATCAAGAAGATATCTATGTGGGCTATCGCTACTTTGAAACATTTTGTCCTGAGAAAGTTCAATATGAATTTGGATATGGTCTATCTTATACACAATTTGAGATTATGCCTAAGGAAGCTTCTGTTATTATAAAAAATAATGAAAAACACATCCAGCTTGAAGTGCTCGTTAAAAATATAGGTACTCATTTTGCTGGCAAAGAAGTTGTCCAGGTCTACTATAGTGCACCTCAAGGAAAATTAGGCAAACCTGCTAAAGCTTTGATTGCCTTTGAAAAAACAGATTTACTGGCACCAGGTACCTCTCAAATACTTCATATAAGCTTTCCTATTAGCCAAATGGCTTCTTATGATGATAGCGGTATTACTGGTCATAAATCTGCTTATATACTTGAGCCAGGTGAATATATATTCTATATTGGAAACAGTGTAAAAAATGTCACAAGGCTTCATATCGATGGCAAACCCAGTTACCACCAAGCTTCACTTGAAGTCACTCTTCAGCTTACAGAAGCTTTAGCACCAACTAAGGCTTTTACAAGAATAAAACCTGGTGCAAGAAATGCTGATGGTACTTATGAACTTACTTATGAAAATGTCCCTACACAAAGCATTTCTCTCTCAGATCGTATTCAAGAGAATCTCCCTGAATCATTACCTATAACAGGGAATAAGGGCTATACCTTAAAAGATGTTTATGAAAAGAAAATTCCCATGACCACCTTTATCGCTCAGCTTACAGAATACGAACTGGCTACACTTGTTAGAGGGGAAGGGATGAGTAGCCCTCTTGTAACCCCGGGCACAGCTTCTGCCTTTGGTGGTGTATCTGATAGCTTAATAGCTTATGGTATCCCTGCCGCTTGCACAGCTGATGGCCCTTCTGGTATTCGTATGGAAAGTGGCCATCATGCCACCCAAGTTCCTATTGGCACACTTCTTGCAGCAACCTGGGATACCAAACTTGTTAAGTCCCTTTATGAACTAGAAGGCAAGGAATTGTTACGCAACCAGATTGACCTCTTACTTGGACCGGGACTTAATATCAAGCGTTATCCTTTAAATGGCCGTAACTTTGAATATTTTTCTGAAGATCCTCTGATTAGTGGTGTTTTTGCTACTGCTATAACACAAGGTCTTGAACTTGGTGGTAGTTATGCTACCCTTAAGCACTTTGCTTGTAATAATCAAGAAAAAGAACGCTCAGTGGTAGATGCAATCGTTTCAGAACGTGCTCTAAGAGAAATTTATTTAAAAGGCTTTGAGCTTGCCGTTAAAGAAGGTGGTGCAAAAGCCATTATGACAGCTTATAACCCACTAAATGGACACTGGACAGCCTCTAATTATGATTTAAATACTACTATCCTTCGTGAAGAATGGGGATTTAAAGGTATTGTTATGACTGACTGGTGGGCAAAAATGAATGATGTGGTAAAGGGCGGAGAAGCAACAATTCAAAATACTCATTTTATGGTACGCTCACAAAATGACTTATATATGGTAGTAGGTAATTACGGTGCCGAAAACAATATATATGGGGATCATACGATTGAAGCTTTAAATAGTGGCACATTACAAATTGGTGAATTACAGCGTTGTGCCATGAATATATGTAATTTCTTAATGGAAACGACTGCTTTTTCTAGAATGACTGCTAATAAACCAAAACTTCGTTTTATTAAAGCTTCCTCTGAACCTACTTCAATAGAGCCACATAGTTTAGCCGAAAACCCTGAAGTAACCTTTGACCCAGTTTGTCCTCCCTGTATTAAGGTTTCTACTGCTGGCGTCTATCATATTATCGTTCATATGATGTCACCTGAAAGTTCCTTAGCACAAACTGCTTCTAATGTGTACTTAAATAACGAATTAATTGCTACCATCCAAACCAATGGTACATCTGGTAAATGGATTACTCAAAAACTGGTTACAGTAGAACTTGAATGTGGCAATTATCATCTTACAGCAAACTTTATTAAACCAGGTCTTCAAATCGGTTCAGTCACATTCCAATTAGCTCCCTCAAATAACTAG